The sequence GACCACGGCCGGCGAGTGCGCCGGGGACACCGCCGGCACCCGCCTGGGCGGGTTGCCGCTGCTGGTCGCGGGTACGGCGTGGCCGTGCTCGCCGTCCGGCCGGGCGCAGTGCTTCCTCGGCCAGCTGAACAGCGACGACGTCAACGCCCGGTTCGGGGCCGCGCGGCTGCCGGCGGGAACCGTGCTGAGCTTCTTCTACGACTGGGTGGAGCAGCGCTGGGGCTTCGACCCGGCCGACGCGGGGCACTGGCGGGTGCTGGCGACCCCGGTGGACGGGGCGGTCGCGGTCAGCGGGACGGCGGACTCGTTCACCGCGCACGCGGTCACCGCCACCGTGGTGCGCACGGTGCCCGACCTGGGGGAGCCGCCGGTCGAGCCGGTTCGCGCCGTCTCCGGCGAGGCGACCCGGCACCACCTGCCCCGGCACCACGGGTGGGCGCGCGGATGGAACCCGGTCGACGCGTTCTACCGGGCCACCGGCGCGGCCGCCGGGGTGCCCGTGCACCGGGTCTTCGGCTGGCCGGACGTGCTACAGGGGCCGATGGAGCTGGAGTGCCAGCTCGCGGCGAACGGGGTGCGCCACGGCAACCCGGCCGGGCCGGAGCGGGCGCGGGTCGCCGAGCTGCGCCCGGGTGCCGCGGACTGGGTCCTGCTGTGGCAGATCGACACGGACGACGCCCTGGAGTGGCGGTGGGCGGACGCCGGCCGGCTCTACTACTGGATCCGCCGCCGCGACCTGGCGGCCGGCGCGTTCGAGCGGTGCTGGGTGGTGCTCCAGTGCCCGTGACCGGTGGCGGCCTCCGTCCCCGCCGCGGCTCAGAGCGCGTCGTGCAGCAGCTTCTGGTAGGTCGCCGGGATGTGGTGCGGGCCGCCGGGGGTGAACACGTCGCTGTGCGAGACGGTGTCCCACGCCGATGCCGGGACCGCGGCGCGCAGCGCGACCAGCACCGGCGCGTCGTCGGTCAGCATGGAGAGCGCCACCAGGCACTCCTCGGCCTCCCCGACGCACTCGAACGGCTTGTGCGCGTCCACGCCGAGCAGCTCCAGGAAGCCCGGGACCTGCGCCTCGTCGGCGAAGAGGTCGTGGCCGAAGATGTGCGCGAGGCGCTCGCGGGGCATGTGCGGGGCCATCGCGAGGAACACGAACCGGCACTTCGGGCAGTCACCGCACCAGCGCGCCGTAGGATCGTGCAGTTTGAACGCCTTGTTACAGCTGGTAACAACATCATCGTACGCTGTGTGACCGGCGAACAGCCGCGCGATGTGCAGCTCGGACAGCGTGCGCAGCAGCGAGAAGTACGGTTCGGTCAGCCCGGTGTGCGCCGTGACGGCGGCCCGCAGCAACCCCTCGGCGAGCACTCCCTTGGACCACTGGTGGTTGACCTCGTGACCGTTCCAGACCAGGTTGGGGTCGGAGGCGGAGCGCTCGTTCGACATCACCACCGGGCCCAGGCCGTGCCAGACGGCGGTGGCGATCGCGATCAGCGAGTTGATCGCGGTGACCGGGATGTGCCCGTTCAGCGCGCCGGCCTTGTTCAGCTCGAACAGACGCGGGTCCAGCCGGCGGCGGGCGGCCAGCGCGGGCAGGCCGGAGGCGGCGTTCACGTTCTCGATCACCGGGTTCGGGTTGACCGAGAAGGGCACCGGGTCCAGCCCGGCGGCGCGCAGGATCTCCAGCGTGACGATGGAATCCTTGCCGCCGCCGACCGCGGACAGCGGGCGGCCGGTGACCTCGACCGGGGCGGCGGCGGGCGCGACCCCCGGCGTTTCCACGGCCAGGTCCAGCACGTGCGGAAGCTGGTTGCGGTAGGCGTACTCGGCCAGGCCGTCGGTGTAGATCGCGGTGAACCAGGCGGCGACCTCGGGCGCCACCGGCCGTGGCGCGAGCACCCGCGGCGGGGCGCCGACCTTGTAGTAGCTCACCCCGGCGACCACGTGCAGCAGCTCGAGCACCCGGTGGAAGGCGGCCGGGACCTCCGGCTCTGACTCCGGCCGCGGGAACGTGATCGTCTCGGTGAAGTGCAGGGACTCCGGGCCGTCGAGCACGTAGTCGAACGTGGCGACCCCGCTCGCCGGGTCGAACGCGTACGAGGGGAAGCGCATGACGTCGAACTGCACCCGGGGACTCCTGTCTTCTGGCCGACGGGCAATATTAGTGCGGTCCGGCGGGGATCGATCGGTTCGGTCCGGCGACGACCGCCGCGAGGGACGACTTTGGGGGGACTGACGTGCGCCTGGCAGACCTGCGCGACCGCTCGGTGGCGGTCTGGGGAACCGGCCGGGAGGGGCGCGCCGCGGTGACCGCGATCGCCGCGCACGGTCCGGCCCGGCTGATCGCCGTCAACGACGGTCCCGGCTATCTCGATGACCCGTGGGACGGCACGCTCGCCCCGCTGGCCGGCGGCGAGCACGCGTTCGCGGCGCTGGTCAGCGCGGACGTCGTGGTGCGCTCGCCGGGCGTGCCGTCGACCCACCCGTTCATGGCCAGCCTGCGCGAGCGCGGCGTCACCATCACCGGCGGCAGCGCCCTCTGGATGGCCGACCACGCCGCGCGGACCGTCGGCGTCACCGGCAGCAAGGGCAAGAGCACCACGTCCAGCCTGATCAGCCACCTGCTGGCGGCGGTCGGCCGGCCCAACGCGTACGGCGGCAACATCGGCGTCCCGCTGCTCGACCTGCCGCCCGCCGAGCTCTACGTCCTCGAGCTCTCCAGCTACCAGTGCGCCGACCTGACCGACTCGCCGCGGGTGGCCGTGGTCACCTCGCTGTTCCCGGAGCACCTGGACGCGCACGGCGGCGAGCGGGAGTACTACCGCGACAAGCTCAACCTCCTCCGCCACGGACCGGATCTGATCGTGGTCAACGGCGCTGACGAGCGGCTGCGCGACGAGATCCGGGGCGTCACCGACCGCAACGGCTTCCCGCCCGTGCCGGCCGCCGCCGGCGACTCCCGTTTCCGGGTCGCGGACGGCATGGTGTTCTGCAGCGACGAGCCGCTGTTCGAGCGGGCCGCGCTGCGGCTCAAGGGCGGGCACAACGAGCGGAACCTGTGCGTCGCCCTGGCCGTCCTGGACGGCATGGGCGTCGACGTGGTGGGCGGTCGGGCCGAGCTCGCCGCCGCGGTCCGCTCGTTCGAGGGGCTGCCGCACCGCCTGACCGAGATCGACGACCCGTCCGGGGTGACCTTCGTCGACGACACCCTGTCCACGTCGCCGTACTCCGCGATGCACGCCATCGAGGCCTACCAGGACCGCCCGCTCACCGTGCTGGTCGGCGGTACCGACCGCGGCCTCGACTACGCTCCGTTGCGAGACTTCCTCGCCACGCGGGAACTCACCGTGATCGGTATACCGGACAGCGGCCCGCGCATCCTGGCCGAGCTGGCCGGCCTCCCGAAGATCACCGCCATCTCGGCCGAGGACCTCGCCGACGCGGTCCGGCTGGCCCGCGAGGCGACCCCGCCCGGCGGCGTGGTCCTGCTGTCCCCGGCGGCGCCGAGCTACGGCCGCTTCCGCAATTTCGAGCACCGCTCCGAGGCGTTCGCCGAGGCGATCCGCGCGACCGCGAAGTAGGGGCTGCCCCGGCTGGTGAGGCGCGGTCGGCGCTGCCCGGGTGGTCGGTGTGCCGGGTGGCGCGGTCGGTGCTGCCCGGGTGGTCGGTGTGCCGGGTGGCGCGGTCGGTGCTGCCCGGGTGGTCGGTGTGCCGGGTGGCGCGGTCGGTGCTGCCCGGGTGGTCGGTGTGCCGGGTGGCGCGGTCGGTGCTGCCCGGGTGGTCGGTGTGCCGGGTGGCGCGGTCGGTGCTGCCCGGGTGGTCGGTGTGCGGGGTGGCGCGGTCGGTGCTGCCCGGGTGGTCGGTGTGCGGGAGTGGCGCGGGCCCCGCTCCGGGCGGATCCGCCCGAGAGGGTGCCGAGGTCCGCGTGCCGGGCGGATCGGCCCGAGAGGGTGCCGAGGTCCGCGTGCCGGGCGGAATCGGCCCGCTCAGGTTCAGGATCTCGATGTCGTGGGTGGTCGGGAGGTGCGGGCCGCCGCTCCCGCCGAGGGCGCCTGCGGGCCGCGGGCGCGTCCGGGGCGCGAAGCCCGGGGCTACGCCCGTGGGTGGTCGCGGTCAGAGATCCGAGTACCGCCCGTGGATGGTGGCGGTCAGACATCGAGTACCCCTTGACCTCCCTCTCCTGGGCGAGGTCCGGGCTCCGGCTCGGGCTTCTGCGGCGGGGGGCTGTTCTGCGTCTCCGGCTCGGGCTTCTGCGGCGGGGGGCTGTTCTGCGTCTCCGTCTCCGGCTTCTGCGGCGGGGGGCTGTTCTGCGTCTCCGTCTCCGGCTCCTGCGGCCGGGAGCTGCCCCGCGTCCCGGGTCCGGCGCGGGCCCGTCGCTGCCCGTGGAGGCGACCAGCTGCGGCCGGCCTGCGGCTCTGCGGGCGCGTCCCGGGCAAGAATTTTTTTGATCTTGTTTCCCGCGTAACGGGCGGGTTTCGGGGTGTGAGCGGAACCGGCCGAACGGACTATGCGCCGACCGCCCTTCCGGAGCGGTGAGCCCACCGAACGGTTGATGGCAAAACGGGCGTAAGGCGGACATGTGATGGCGGTCACGTCGTAAGGGTTATTTCTGGATCGATGGCCGTCATCCGGCGGCGCCGAAACATCCGTTCATCGGCCCAGGTCAGGTAACGGTTTGAAAACTTCATCCACAGCCTTGACACAGGGGGGCGGTTAGTAAGAACTTTTACCGCGACAGTAAACAGTCCTTCCTGAAAGGGTGTCCGATGGCTGAGCCGGAGATGGACGGCACCGCGTCGACCGCGGTCGCCGACTCGCTGGTTCGCGACCAGGCTGCCCCGAACGGGAGCGACCGGGCCGCGCCAGACCGGCTGGACCAGGGCATCTGGGTCCGAGCCGAGCCCCGCAGCCGCCCCCCGGCCGGCCGCGCCGACACCGGCCGCGGCGAGGCCCGCCAGGAGAACGCCCGCAGCGACATCGGCCGTGGCGAGACGCGCCAGGACAACGGCCGTGGCGAGACGCGCCAGGACAACGGCCGTGGCGAGACGCGCCAGGAGAACGGCCGCAGCGACATCGGCCGCGGCGACGGCCGCGCCGACATCGGCCGGGGCGACCACGGGCGTACCGAAAAATTGGACCGGAACGGGAGCGACCCCATGGACCACCCGCCCGCCGACGGGGTCCTGGTCCGGGTCCGCACGCTGCTCCCGGAGTTCACCGGAGCGCTGCAGCGCGTCGCCGAGCAGGTCCTCGCCGACCCGGCGGCCGCCTCCCGGGCGACCATCGTGGAGCTGGCCGAGCGCAGCGGCACCTCACCGGCCACGGTGACCCGGTTCTGCCGGGCGCTCGGCTTCGACGGCTACGCCGATCTGCGGCTGGGCATCGCCGCCGAGACCGGGCGCGCCCGGTCGGCCGGCTGGACGGTGGACATCGGCCGGGAGATCCAGCCCAACGACCCCCTGGAGCGGGTGCTCGGCCAGATCATGGCCGCCGACACCAGGGCCATGCACGACACCGCCTCGCTGCTGGACCTGGCCGAGGTGGAGCGGGCCGCGGCGGCGATCGCCGCCGCCCCGCGGGTCAACATCTTCGGCGCCAGCGGAAGCGCGCTGGTCGGCGAGGAGATGCAGTTCAGTTTGCACCGCATCGGCATCCCGGTGTGGGCCTGGACCGACGTGCACAACGGTCTGGCCAGCGCCGCGCTGTCGAGGCCCGGCGACGTCGCGCTCGGCATCTCGCACAGCGGCGAGACCGGCGAGACGATCGAGTTGGTCGCCGAGGCGAGCAGCCGGGGCGCCACCACCATCGCGCTCACCAGCTTCCCTCGTTCCCCGCTGGCCGAGCTGGCGGACATCGTCCTGCTCACCGCCACCCAGGCGACCACCTTCCGGCCGGACGCGCTCTCCGCGCGCCACCCGCAACTGGTCGTCCTCGACCTCCTGTACGTCGCCGTCGCGCAGCGGACCCACGAACGCTCGCACGCCGCCTTCCAGCGCACCGCCCAGGCGGTGCACGGCCACAAAGCGGCGAAAGACGCCTGAGCAGCACCATCACCCACCTGTGAGATATGAAACCCCTTCGGGAGGAAAAGTGAAGCGCAAGATCGCGGTCGCCGCGGCGCTCGCTGCGACGTTGGCCGGCACCGCCGCGTGCGGCGGTAACAGCGACGACGGCGGCACCACCTCGGCCAACGGGACGGTCGACGGCAAGGGCAAGACCATCAAGGTCTGGCTCATGGTCGACGCCCAGAGCGGGTGGAAGGACGTCGTGGACGACGCCGGAAAGCGGTTCACCGCGGCCACCGGCGCCAACGTGACCGTCGAGTACCAGCAGTGGGCGAACGTGCTGACCAAGCTGGACGCCTCGCTGGCCGGCTCGGACGTCCCGGACGTGGTGGAGCTCGGCAACACCCAGTTCCCGAAGTACGTGGCCAACCAGGCGTTCGCCGAGCTGGACAAGAAGAGCTTCGAGAACTCCGACACCTGGCTGCCCGGCCTGTCCGGCGCCTGCGAGTCGGACGGCAAGACCTACTGCGTGCCCTACTACGCGGGCTCGCGTGTCCTGATCTACCGCAAGGACCTGTTCGAGAAGGCCGGCATCACCGCCGCGCCGAAGACCTACGACGAGTTCCTCGCCGACGCCGACAAGGTGCAGGCGGCGAACAAGGACGCCAAGTTCGGCGCCGTCTACATGCCGGGCCGGTACTGGTACGCCGCGATGTCCTGGGTGAAGGCCAACGGCGGCGACATCGCCAAGAAGGACGGCGACAAGTGGACCGGCACGCTGTCCACGCCGGAGTCGCAGGCCGGTCTGCAGAAGTGGGTCGATCTGGTCAAGAAGTACTCCAAGGCGGACGTCACCAAGGACGAGGCCGACCAGTACCTGGTGTTCAGCCAGGCCAACGCCGGCATGTTCTACGGCAACGGCTGGGAGCAGGGTTCCGCCGAGGAGGTCCGCAAGGACCCGAACGACCCGAACTCCGCGCTGGTGCCCACCAAGGTCAAGGGCAAGCTGGCGGCGGCGCCGATGCCGGGCATCCCGTCGCTGCTCGGCGGCTCGAACGTCGGTGTCCCGCTGAAGAGCAAGAACGCCGACCTCGCCGCGCAGTGGATCAAGTACTTCACCGACAGCACCTCGATGAAGGGCCTGATCAAGGCGAGCGCCCTGCCGAACGCCACCGCGCTGCTGGACACGGCGGCCACCGAGAACCCGAAGCTGGCGGTCGGCGCCGAGGCGGCCAAGAACAGCTGGGCCGTGCCGAACTCCGGCAAGTGGGCCGACGTGGAGAAGGCCAACATCCTGCAGAACATGCTGTCGGACATCCTGACCGGCAAGAAGTCCCTCGCGGACGCCACCACCGCGGCTGACGAGCAGATCGCCAAGACCCTCAACGGCTGATCCGCCTGCCCGCCTGCCCGCCGCACGGCGGGCAGGCGGCGCACCGCCACAGTCCTTCGGTGAGAGAGGAAAGCTGATGTACGCCGTCGACTCTCCGGCGGCCCGCACGCGCAGCGGGCCGAGCGGAACCGGCGCCAACCAGCCGGTGACCCGGCGCAAGCGGCGCGTCAGGGGCGACGACGTCGTCCTTCCCTGGCTGCTCGCCGGTCCGGCCCTGCTGCTTCTGGCCGCCCTGCTGGCCTACCCGGTCGGGCGCATGCTCGTGCTGTCGTTCCAGAAGTTCGAGCTCAGGGAGCTCTGGACGGGCGCCACGCCGGCGTGGCGCGGGATCGACAACTACACCGCCGTGCTGTCCGACGGCGCCTTCTGGTCGGTGGTGCTGCGTACGATCCTCTTCACCGCGGTGTCGGTGATCCTGACGGTGCTGCTGGGCCTGGCCGTGGCGCTGCTGATGCGCCGGGTCAACCGGGCCGTCCGGCTGCTCATGATCGTCGCGATGATGTTCGTCTGGGCGCTGCCGGCGCTGGTGCAGGCGCAGGTCTTCAAGATGATGACCGACTCCGACGTCGGTGTGCTGAACTACCTGATCGACAAGCTGCCGGGCGTCGAGTTCCAGAACCACTCCTGGTTCTTCACGCCCACCCAGGGCTGGATCGTGATCACCTCCTGTGTGGTGTGGGCCGGTATCCCGTTCCTGGCGATCACCCTCAACGCCGGGCTGACCCAGGTCCCCAAGGAGCTGATGGAGGCCGCGACGGTCGACGGCGCGAACGCCTGGCAGTCGTTCCGCAACATCACCGTGCCGATCCTCAAGCCGCTGCTGGTGATCGTCACGACGCTGTCGGTGATCTGGAACTTCGGGCTGTTCACCCAGAACTGGGTGATGCGGGACGGCAAGCCGGAGCCGGAGTTCCAGACCCTCGCCACGTACTCCTACGTGCAGGCGTTCGGGCAGAACAAGTACGGCCTCGGCTCGGCGATCGCGGTGATCACCGTGGTCCTGCTGCTCGCCGCGATGGCGGTCTACATCCGCCAGATGTTCAAGATCGGAGAAGTGGACTGATGGCCGTCATCTCCGCCACGACGCCGCGCCGCCGCCGGGCCGGCCGGGCCGCGGAAGGCACGATCACCGTCGGGCGCAGCCCGCTCGGCACCTTCTTCGCCAACCTCGGTGGCGTGGTCTTCGCGATCGTGATGTTCTTCCCGGTCTACTGGGTGCTGGTCACGTCGTTCAAGCCGCAGACCGAGTGGTCCAGCTTCACCCCGACGTTCCTGCCGGACCAGCCCACACTGGACAACTTCAGGTCGGCGTTCAACGCGCCGGGCTTCAAGCAGTCGCTGGTCAACGGCGTCCTGATCACCGCCATCGCGGTGGTGGCGGCGCTGCTGGTCGGTTTCCTGGCCGCGCTCGCCGTCGCCCGGTTCCGGTTCTACGGCCGGCGGGCCATCATCCTGGTGGTCCTGGCGGTGCAGTTGGTGCCGTTCGTCGCCCTGCTGATCCCGATCTTCCTGATGCTGCAGAGGGCCGAGCTGACCGGTGACAGCATCATCGGCGTGACCCTGGTGTACGTGGTGCTGCTGCTGCCGTACACGGTATGGACGCTGCGGGGTTTCATCGCCGGCATCCCGCGGGAGCTGGACGAGGCGGCGATGATCGACGGATGCACCCGTGGCCAGGTGTTCTGGCGCATCATCCTGCCGCTGACCGGGCCCGGCCTGGTGGCGACCTCGGTCTACGGGTTCATCCAGGCGTGGAACGAGTTCATCATCATCAACACGCTCAACGACCCGGAGCACCAGAACCTGATGGCCTGGCTGATGCAGAACCAGACCAGCCGGGGCACCTACTGGGGTCCGCTGATGGCGGGCGCGATCATCACCTCCATCCCGGTCGTCGTCTTCTTCCTGGCCGTGCAGCGCAACATCGCCTCCGGGCTCACCGCCGGCGCGGTCAAGGGCTGAACCGTCTCCTCGTCACCCACCCGAAAGGACACCGATGTCTGAGATAACGACCTCCGAGCTGGACCGCCGTACCCTGCTGCGCCGTGCCGCCGCGGTCGGCCTGGTGGCCACCCCGGGCGTGAGCTTCCTGAGCGCCTGCGCCGGCAGCTCCGGGGACGGTGGCGACACCAAGCAGGCGACCGGCACCAAGTCGGCGGACAACCCGCTGGGCATCGACCCGAAGGCGGGTGTCGAGATCGTCATCTTCGACGGCGGCCTCGGCACCAAGTACGCCACCGACGTGGACACTCCGCTGTTCAACCGGAAGTGGCCGGACGCGAAGATCACCTACTCCGCGACCCAGCAGGTGGCCACCACGATCAAGCCCCGGCTGAACGCGGGCAACGCGCCCGACATGATCAACAACTCGGGCACGGACCTGATGGACTTCGGCGCCATCGTCAAGGCCGGTCAGGCCGCCGACCTGAGCGACCTGTTCGCCGCCCCGTCGCTGGACATCCCCGGCAAGACGGTCGCCGAGACGCTGGTCCCGGGCGCCGTGCAGCAGGGCACCTACGACGGCAAGCCGTACGCGGTGAACTACTCCTTCACGGTCTTCGGGCTCTGGTACAACAGGAAGCTCTTCGAGAAGAACGGCTGGACCGTCCCGACCACGTGGGCCGACTTCACCGCCCTGCTCGACAAGATCAAGGCGGCCGGCATCACGCCGTTCGGCTACGCGGGCGCCAACGCCCCTTATTACATGGTCCGCGCGATCATGACCAGCGCCGCGAAGATCGGCACCGAGCAGGTGCTCAAGGACATCGACAACCTCAAGCCGGGCGCCTGGACCAACGACGCCGTGTTCAAGGCCGCGCAGGCGTGGGGCGAGATCGGTACCAAGTACATCGACAAGTCGTACCTCGGCCTCAAGCACACCGAGGTCCAGCTCCAGCAGAACCAGGACAAGCTGGCCTTCTACCCGTGCGGCTCGTGGCTGGAGAACGAGCAGGCCGCCAGCACCCCGCCCACCTTCGAGTACGCGATGATGGCGTACCCCGGCGTGACCGCCTCGGACCAGCTCCCGGCGACCGCGATCAACGCCGCGGCCGGCGAGATCTACTTCGCGGCGGCCAAGAGCAAGAACCCGCAGGGCGGCAAGGAGTACCTGCGCACCATGCTCTCCAAGGAGGCGGCGGTGGAGTTCACGAAGCTCACCAAGTCGCTCACGGTGGTCGCGGGCGCCGCCGACGGCCTCACCATCTCGCCCGGCCTCACCAGCGCGAACGAGGCGCTGAGCAAGGCCGGCAAGGACGTGTTCATGGGTTACCTCTTCGACACCTGGTACAAGAAGCTCGACGACGCCTCCCGCGAGGCGGCCAATCAGCTGATGTTCAAGGGCGGGGACGCGAAGAAGTTCTGCGACACCATGGAGGCCGCCTCCCGGGCCGTCGCCAAGGACTCCTCGATCACCAAGTTCGACCGTTCCTGACCCGCGTCCGGCAGAGGACCAGCGACAGATAGGCAGGCGTCATGCGGCACGGCAAGTACCCCTTCATCATCGGTTTCCTTGTCGTGCCGCTGGCGCTCTACCTGACCTTCGTGGTCGGTGCCTACCTGCAGATGTTCCAGCTGTCGCTGACCGACTGGTCGGGCTACGGCGCGTTCCGCTACGTCGGGCTCGACAACTTCGCGAAGCTCTGGGACGACTCGGTCTTCTGGATCGCTCTGCGGCACAACCTGTACATCCTGATCGGCATGCCGATCGTGACCATCGGGTTCTCGCTGTTCCTGGCGTTCCTGCTGAACGTCGGCGGCCGGAGCGGCGGCGGCGGCCCGCGGGGCGTCCGGGGCTCCAAGGTGTACCGGATCGTCTACTTCTTCCCGCAGCTGCTCGCCCTGCCCATCGTGGCGGTGATCTTCGGCCGGGTGTTCGGCTCGGACCGCAGCGGCATGATCAACGGGTTGTTGCCGGACTCCTGGTCGCCGAGGCTGTTCCTCGCCGACGAGCGCTGGGCGCTGGTCTGCATCGCGGTCGTGCTGATCTGGCAGCAGGTCGGCTTCTACGTGGTCCTCTTCTCGGCCGGCATGGGCTCGATCGGCCAGGAGATCTACGAGGCCGCGGCGCTGGACGGAGCCACCAAGATCACGCTGTTCTTCCGGATCACCCTGCCGCTGCTCTGGGACACCCTGCAGGTCGCCTGGGTCTACCTGGGCATCGCCGCGTTCGACCTGTTCGCCCTGGTCAACATCATATCGGTGAACAAGGGCGGACCGAACAACGCGACCCAGGTGCTCAGCTACCAGATCTTCCTCAACGCCTTCCAGAACTCGCAGGCGGGTTACGCCTCCGCGATCGGCGTGGTGCTGTTCTTCCTGACCCTGACGTTCGCCGCGCTGACCCTGCGGGTCACCCGCCGCGACGCCGCCCAGGCCTGATCCGCGGAGATTGTCATGATCGACTGCATCGAGCGGCACCTGGCCGCACCGGACGGCCTCGTCGGCGAGGGCCGGCAGAGCGGGACCGAGGAGGCCCAGCGATGACGAATCTGGTTACCGACCCGCCGGCCGTCGCCGCGCGGCCGGCGCCCGCCGCGGAGAAGCACCGGCAGGTCAGCCCGCTGGGCGGCGTCGCGCACCTGGCCCTGTTCCTCTGGGCGCTGGCCACCGCCGGCCCGCTGATCTGGGTGCTGCTCGCCTCGTTCAAGAACAACACCGAG is a genomic window of Actinoplanes teichomyceticus ATCC 31121 containing:
- a CDS encoding carbohydrate ABC transporter permease — encoded protein: MRHGKYPFIIGFLVVPLALYLTFVVGAYLQMFQLSLTDWSGYGAFRYVGLDNFAKLWDDSVFWIALRHNLYILIGMPIVTIGFSLFLAFLLNVGGRSGGGGPRGVRGSKVYRIVYFFPQLLALPIVAVIFGRVFGSDRSGMINGLLPDSWSPRLFLADERWALVCIAVVLIWQQVGFYVVLFSAGMGSIGQEIYEAAALDGATKITLFFRITLPLLWDTLQVAWVYLGIAAFDLFALVNIISVNKGGPNNATQVLSYQIFLNAFQNSQAGYASAIGVVLFFLTLTFAALTLRVTRRDAAQA
- the ngcE gene encoding N-acetylglucosamine/diacetylchitobiose ABC transporter substrate-binding protein, with the protein product MSEITTSELDRRTLLRRAAAVGLVATPGVSFLSACAGSSGDGGDTKQATGTKSADNPLGIDPKAGVEIVIFDGGLGTKYATDVDTPLFNRKWPDAKITYSATQQVATTIKPRLNAGNAPDMINNSGTDLMDFGAIVKAGQAADLSDLFAAPSLDIPGKTVAETLVPGAVQQGTYDGKPYAVNYSFTVFGLWYNRKLFEKNGWTVPTTWADFTALLDKIKAAGITPFGYAGANAPYYMVRAIMTSAAKIGTEQVLKDIDNLKPGAWTNDAVFKAAQAWGEIGTKYIDKSYLGLKHTEVQLQQNQDKLAFYPCGSWLENEQAASTPPTFEYAMMAYPGVTASDQLPATAINAAAGEIYFAAAKSKNPQGGKEYLRTMLSKEAAVEFTKLTKSLTVVAGAADGLTISPGLTSANEALSKAGKDVFMGYLFDTWYKKLDDASREAANQLMFKGGDAKKFCDTMEAASRAVAKDSSITKFDRS
- a CDS encoding carbohydrate ABC transporter permease encodes the protein MAVISATTPRRRRAGRAAEGTITVGRSPLGTFFANLGGVVFAIVMFFPVYWVLVTSFKPQTEWSSFTPTFLPDQPTLDNFRSAFNAPGFKQSLVNGVLITAIAVVAALLVGFLAALAVARFRFYGRRAIILVVLAVQLVPFVALLIPIFLMLQRAELTGDSIIGVTLVYVVLLLPYTVWTLRGFIAGIPRELDEAAMIDGCTRGQVFWRIILPLTGPGLVATSVYGFIQAWNEFIIINTLNDPEHQNLMAWLMQNQTSRGTYWGPLMAGAIITSIPVVVFFLAVQRNIASGLTAGAVKG
- a CDS encoding extracellular solute-binding protein — translated: MKRKIAVAAALAATLAGTAACGGNSDDGGTTSANGTVDGKGKTIKVWLMVDAQSGWKDVVDDAGKRFTAATGANVTVEYQQWANVLTKLDASLAGSDVPDVVELGNTQFPKYVANQAFAELDKKSFENSDTWLPGLSGACESDGKTYCVPYYAGSRVLIYRKDLFEKAGITAAPKTYDEFLADADKVQAANKDAKFGAVYMPGRYWYAAMSWVKANGGDIAKKDGDKWTGTLSTPESQAGLQKWVDLVKKYSKADVTKDEADQYLVFSQANAGMFYGNGWEQGSAEEVRKDPNDPNSALVPTKVKGKLAAAPMPGIPSLLGGSNVGVPLKSKNADLAAQWIKYFTDSTSMKGLIKASALPNATALLDTAATENPKLAVGAEAAKNSWAVPNSGKWADVEKANILQNMLSDILTGKKSLADATTAADEQIAKTLNG
- a CDS encoding MurR/RpiR family transcriptional regulator, whose product is MDHPPADGVLVRVRTLLPEFTGALQRVAEQVLADPAAASRATIVELAERSGTSPATVTRFCRALGFDGYADLRLGIAAETGRARSAGWTVDIGREIQPNDPLERVLGQIMAADTRAMHDTASLLDLAEVERAAAAIAAAPRVNIFGASGSALVGEEMQFSLHRIGIPVWAWTDVHNGLASAALSRPGDVALGISHSGETGETIELVAEASSRGATTIALTSFPRSPLAELADIVLLTATQATTFRPDALSARHPQLVVLDLLYVAVAQRTHERSHAAFQRTAQAVHGHKAAKDA
- the murD gene encoding UDP-N-acetylmuramoyl-L-alanine--D-glutamate ligase; protein product: MRLADLRDRSVAVWGTGREGRAAVTAIAAHGPARLIAVNDGPGYLDDPWDGTLAPLAGGEHAFAALVSADVVVRSPGVPSTHPFMASLRERGVTITGGSALWMADHAARTVGVTGSKGKSTTSSLISHLLAAVGRPNAYGGNIGVPLLDLPPAELYVLELSSYQCADLTDSPRVAVVTSLFPEHLDAHGGEREYYRDKLNLLRHGPDLIVVNGADERLRDEIRGVTDRNGFPPVPAAAGDSRFRVADGMVFCSDEPLFERAALRLKGGHNERNLCVALAVLDGMGVDVVGGRAELAAAVRSFEGLPHRLTEIDDPSGVTFVDDTLSTSPYSAMHAIEAYQDRPLTVLVGGTDRGLDYAPLRDFLATRELTVIGIPDSGPRILAELAGLPKITAISAEDLADAVRLAREATPPGGVVLLSPAAPSYGRFRNFEHRSEAFAEAIRATAK
- a CDS encoding YwqG family protein: MEITDDVLAEAAPRLRAALTAAALPSLRLTTAGECAGDTAGTRLGGLPLLVAGTAWPCSPSGRAQCFLGQLNSDDVNARFGAARLPAGTVLSFFYDWVEQRWGFDPADAGHWRVLATPVDGAVAVSGTADSFTAHAVTATVVRTVPDLGEPPVEPVRAVSGEATRHHLPRHHGWARGWNPVDAFYRATGAAAGVPVHRVFGWPDVLQGPMELECQLAANGVRHGNPAGPERARVAELRPGAADWVLLWQIDTDDALEWRWADAGRLYYWIRRRDLAAGAFERCWVVLQCP
- a CDS encoding carbohydrate ABC transporter permease, producing the protein MYAVDSPAARTRSGPSGTGANQPVTRRKRRVRGDDVVLPWLLAGPALLLLAALLAYPVGRMLVLSFQKFELRELWTGATPAWRGIDNYTAVLSDGAFWSVVLRTILFTAVSVILTVLLGLAVALLMRRVNRAVRLLMIVAMMFVWALPALVQAQVFKMMTDSDVGVLNYLIDKLPGVEFQNHSWFFTPTQGWIVITSCVVWAGIPFLAITLNAGLTQVPKELMEAATVDGANAWQSFRNITVPILKPLLVIVTTLSVIWNFGLFTQNWVMRDGKPEPEFQTLATYSYVQAFGQNKYGLGSAIAVITVVLLLAAMAVYIRQMFKIGEVD